In the genome of Oxalobacter aliiformigenes, one region contains:
- the pepN gene encoding aminopeptidase N: MTSSSSITIYRQDYTVPPFLVDHIDLTFDLGPSVTQVKATTRLRHNPESESHDIVLYGEALEPVKIVMNGKTLAKSDYATDNGELRIANAPDDVTLVVDTLIHPDQNTSLMGLYLSNGNFFTQCEAEGFRKITWYPDRPDVMATYTVTIRADKEKYPVLLSNGNLVETGDLPNDRHYAVWDDPFRKPSYLFALVAGNLVCREETFRLADGRDVLLQVWVEKNNLDKTAHAMESLKHSIRWDESRFGLELDLDRFMIVAVSDFNMGAMENKGLNIFNTRYVLANPRVATDTDYANIESVVGHEYFHNWTGDRVTCRDWFQLSLKEGLTVFRDQEFSADLTGSDSGRAVKRIEDVRTLRQLQFPEDAGPMAHPVRPDAYQEINNFYTVTVYEKGAEVVRMYQTLFGRDGFRKGMDLYFSRHDGNAVTCNDFLAAMADANGRDLSQFERWYSQAGTPRVRLESHYDEKKRTLTVSLSQSCPPTPGQTEKQPFLIPFAIGLLDSKGNDMPLRLKGGKDSGTSCILELSDASQTFTFVDVAEKPVISALRNFSAPVILEYEQSDDELLHLLSHDSDHFNRWEAGQRLAARRLVSLTKAVQDGQPLTLDTAFADAFRAVLSDMSLDAALRELALTLPSEMMVAERLDEIDPHAIHQARQFMRKALAEKLEKEWRDAWDRNRTEGTYRPVPSDAGKRALKNLALSYLLALDKPAYCQMAIEQYNRADNMTDRLAALTSLVHSGCMNRHPEAKALLDDFYREFENEALVIDKWFSLQATSPHAGIETITTLMEHPAFTLKNPNRARSLIFGFCHNNMAQFHAADGSGYEFWSKNLIELDRINPQVAARLARCMDQWKRYIPSLRKPAEQALRHVSEQPLSRDTREIIEKTLSA, from the coding sequence ATGACTTCATCCTCTTCCATTACCATTTATCGTCAGGATTACACCGTTCCTCCATTCCTTGTCGATCACATCGACCTTACATTCGATCTCGGGCCATCCGTGACCCAGGTAAAGGCCACCACCCGCCTCCGGCACAATCCCGAATCGGAAAGCCACGACATCGTCCTGTATGGTGAAGCGCTGGAACCGGTCAAAATCGTCATGAACGGCAAAACGCTGGCCAAATCAGACTATGCGACAGACAACGGCGAACTCCGTATCGCCAATGCCCCCGATGATGTCACGCTCGTCGTCGACACGCTCATCCATCCTGACCAGAACACCTCCCTGATGGGACTTTATCTTTCCAACGGCAACTTTTTCACCCAGTGCGAAGCCGAAGGATTCCGGAAAATCACCTGGTATCCAGACCGCCCCGATGTGATGGCGACCTATACCGTCACGATCCGTGCCGACAAGGAAAAATACCCGGTTCTGCTCTCCAACGGCAATCTGGTCGAAACAGGAGACCTGCCCAACGACCGCCACTACGCCGTATGGGACGATCCGTTCAGAAAACCATCCTACCTCTTTGCCCTGGTGGCGGGCAATCTGGTCTGCCGGGAAGAAACATTCAGACTGGCCGACGGCCGCGATGTCCTGTTGCAGGTCTGGGTCGAGAAAAACAACCTGGACAAGACTGCCCACGCGATGGAATCGCTCAAACACAGCATACGGTGGGACGAATCCCGTTTCGGTCTGGAACTCGATCTCGACCGCTTCATGATCGTCGCCGTCAGCGACTTCAACATGGGCGCCATGGAAAACAAGGGACTGAACATCTTCAACACCCGGTACGTCCTGGCCAACCCGCGAGTCGCGACCGATACCGATTACGCCAACATCGAATCTGTCGTCGGTCACGAATATTTCCACAACTGGACCGGTGACAGGGTCACCTGCCGCGACTGGTTCCAGCTTTCCCTGAAAGAAGGGCTGACCGTTTTTCGCGATCAGGAATTCTCCGCAGACCTGACCGGAAGCGATTCGGGCCGTGCCGTCAAACGGATCGAAGATGTCCGCACCCTGCGGCAATTGCAGTTCCCCGAGGATGCCGGCCCCATGGCCCATCCCGTCCGTCCGGATGCCTATCAGGAAATCAACAACTTCTATACCGTTACCGTCTACGAAAAAGGCGCTGAGGTCGTCCGCATGTACCAGACCCTTTTCGGCCGTGACGGTTTCAGAAAAGGCATGGACCTTTATTTCAGCCGCCATGACGGCAACGCCGTCACATGCAACGACTTTCTCGCCGCGATGGCTGACGCCAACGGACGCGATCTCTCGCAATTCGAACGCTGGTACAGCCAGGCCGGAACCCCCCGCGTCAGACTGGAAAGCCACTACGACGAAAAAAAACGGACACTTACTGTTTCCCTCTCCCAGTCCTGTCCGCCGACACCCGGTCAGACTGAAAAACAGCCGTTTTTGATCCCTTTCGCTATCGGTCTTCTGGACAGCAAGGGCAACGACATGCCGTTGCGACTGAAAGGAGGAAAGGATTCTGGAACCTCCTGCATTCTGGAATTGTCTGACGCCAGCCAGACATTCACTTTCGTCGATGTCGCGGAAAAACCGGTCATCTCCGCCTTGCGCAATTTTTCCGCTCCCGTCATTCTGGAATACGAACAATCCGATGATGAATTGCTGCACCTGCTTTCCCACGACAGCGATCACTTCAACCGCTGGGAAGCCGGCCAGCGTCTCGCCGCGCGCCGTCTCGTCAGCCTGACGAAAGCGGTTCAGGACGGCCAGCCCCTGACACTGGACACGGCATTTGCCGATGCGTTCCGGGCCGTCCTGTCCGACATGTCACTTGACGCCGCATTGAGAGAACTGGCCCTGACCCTGCCGAGTGAAATGATGGTGGCAGAAAGACTGGATGAAATCGATCCCCATGCCATTCATCAGGCCCGCCAGTTCATGCGCAAGGCACTGGCGGAAAAACTCGAAAAGGAATGGCGCGATGCATGGGATCGCAACAGGACAGAAGGGACGTACCGCCCCGTTCCTTCCGACGCAGGAAAACGCGCCCTGAAAAATCTGGCGTTATCCTATCTGCTTGCGCTGGACAAGCCCGCCTACTGCCAAATGGCCATCGAACAGTACAACCGTGCGGACAACATGACCGACCGGCTGGCCGCCCTGACGTCGCTGGTTCACTCCGGCTGCATGAACAGGCATCCCGAGGCAAAAGCCCTGCTGGACGATTTTTACCGGGAATTCGAAAACGAAGCGCTCGTCATCGACAAATGGTTCTCGTTACAGGCCACTTCTCCCCATGCCGGCATCGAAACCATCACAACGCTCATGGAACACCCGGCCTTCACCCTCAAAAACCCCAACCGGGCACGCAGTCTCATCTTTGGATTTTGCCACAACAATATGGCACAATTCCATGCAGCTGACGGAAGCGGTTACGAATTCTGGAGCAAGAACCTGATCGAACTGGACCGGATCAATCCACAGGTCGCCGCACGGCTGGCAAGATGCATGGATCAGTGGAAACGATACATTCCGTCTTTGCGCAAACCGGCAGAACAGGCCTTGCGGCACGTTTCGGAACAGCCTTTGTCCCGCGACACACGCGAAATCATTGAAAAAACCCTGTCTGCCTGA
- the glyS gene encoding glycine--tRNA ligase subunit beta yields the protein MNQTLLVELLTEELPPKALTKLADSFAGTIEKSLRQDDFLTDASKKTVYATPRRLAVTITDVRDISPDKPIRRKVLPVSVALDAEGKPTAPLKKKLAAMDIADIDIATLEVARDGKNDCFFYNYTASGIPLASSLQKAVEKAAHDLPVPKMMTYQRPDGETVEFVRPVHEIVAMHGENVIPIALLGLSAGRSTHGHRFLSQGEIGILAADYYAVTLETRGKVIPGFQARKDRIRAMLNEKAKGDRVLMPESLLDEVTALVEWPIVYECHFEESFLEVPQECLILTMQTNQKYFALTDAEGRLRSRFLIVSNMETNTPQRIISGNERVIRPRLSDARFFFEQDKKKRLEDRLPGLSNVVYHNKLGTLAQRMARVRLLAVFIAEKMGIDTQLVDRAARLVKADLLTEMVGEFPELQGIMGTYYARHDGEPEEVAMACTEHYQPRFAGDALPATPTGTAIALADKLETLAGIWGIGLQPTGDRDPFALRRHALGILRILIEKKLPLSLRKMLAEAVGILSTNASMSDPTEGVLAFFMDRLRGLLRDRGYLPTEIEAVLAQNPDRFDNLIDRLEAVRTFAAMPESASLAAANKRITNILKKSDINAGDVHADILVEDSEKKLFADMKTVKPEADRKFASGDYTGTLKTLAQLHDDVDAFFTGVMVMADDTRLRNNRIALLKQLHAMMNQVADISKLAS from the coding sequence ATGAACCAGACCCTGCTTGTCGAACTTTTGACCGAAGAACTGCCCCCCAAGGCACTGACCAAACTGGCCGATTCCTTCGCAGGCACGATTGAAAAAAGCCTCCGGCAGGACGACTTTCTGACGGATGCCTCGAAAAAAACCGTATATGCCACCCCCCGCCGTCTGGCGGTCACCATCACCGATGTCCGGGATATCTCTCCGGACAAACCCATTCGCCGGAAAGTCTTGCCCGTTTCCGTGGCACTTGACGCCGAAGGCAAGCCGACCGCACCGCTCAAAAAGAAACTGGCGGCCATGGACATCGCCGACATCGATATCGCCACACTGGAAGTGGCCAGAGACGGCAAAAACGACTGCTTTTTCTACAACTACACCGCCAGCGGCATCCCGCTGGCCAGCTCGCTCCAGAAAGCGGTCGAAAAAGCCGCACACGATTTGCCCGTTCCGAAAATGATGACCTATCAGCGTCCGGATGGCGAAACGGTCGAATTCGTCCGTCCCGTGCACGAAATCGTTGCCATGCACGGTGAAAACGTCATCCCTATCGCGCTTCTCGGCCTGTCGGCCGGCCGCTCGACACACGGACACCGCTTCCTGTCGCAGGGAGAAATCGGCATTCTGGCTGCCGACTACTATGCCGTCACACTGGAAACACGAGGCAAGGTCATTCCGGGCTTTCAGGCAAGAAAAGACCGCATCCGCGCCATGCTCAACGAAAAAGCCAAAGGCGACAGGGTTCTGATGCCCGAATCGCTGCTGGACGAAGTGACCGCACTGGTCGAATGGCCGATCGTCTATGAATGCCATTTCGAGGAATCGTTTCTGGAAGTCCCTCAGGAATGCCTGATTTTGACCATGCAGACCAACCAGAAATATTTCGCGTTAACCGATGCCGAAGGACGTCTGCGCTCGCGCTTTCTGATCGTATCCAATATGGAAACCAATACCCCGCAGCGTATCATCAGCGGTAACGAACGCGTGATCCGTCCACGTCTGTCGGATGCCCGTTTCTTCTTCGAACAGGACAAAAAGAAACGGCTCGAAGACCGGTTGCCGGGCCTCTCCAATGTCGTGTACCACAACAAGCTGGGCACTCTTGCCCAGAGAATGGCCCGTGTCCGCCTCTTGGCGGTTTTCATTGCGGAAAAAATGGGCATCGATACACAGCTTGTCGACCGCGCGGCACGACTGGTCAAAGCCGACCTGCTGACGGAAATGGTCGGTGAATTCCCGGAACTGCAAGGCATTATGGGAACGTACTACGCCCGCCACGACGGCGAACCCGAAGAAGTGGCCATGGCCTGTACGGAACACTACCAGCCCCGATTCGCGGGAGATGCCCTGCCTGCGACACCGACAGGCACAGCGATTGCACTGGCCGACAAACTCGAAACGCTGGCCGGTATCTGGGGCATCGGACTGCAACCGACGGGAGACAGGGACCCGTTCGCCCTGCGGCGTCACGCACTGGGCATACTGCGCATCCTGATCGAGAAAAAACTGCCGCTTTCCCTGCGCAAAATGCTCGCAGAAGCTGTCGGCATCCTCTCGACCAACGCATCCATGAGCGATCCGACAGAAGGTGTTCTCGCCTTCTTCATGGACCGTCTGAGAGGCTTGCTGCGCGACCGGGGCTATCTGCCGACCGAGATCGAAGCCGTTCTGGCCCAGAACCCGGACCGGTTCGACAACCTGATCGACCGTCTGGAAGCCGTCCGTACTTTCGCTGCCATGCCGGAATCCGCCTCGCTGGCGGCAGCCAACAAACGCATTACCAATATTCTGAAAAAATCGGACATCAACGCCGGCGACGTTCACGCGGACATACTGGTTGAAGACAGCGAGAAAAAACTTTTCGCCGACATGAAAACGGTCAAACCCGAAGCCGACCGGAAATTTGCATCCGGCGATTATACTGGTACACTAAAAACATTGGCCCAATTGCACGACGATGTGGACGCTTTCTTCACCGGTGTCATGGTCATGGCTGACGACACGCGCCTGCGCAACAACCGCATCGCCCTGCTGAAGCAATTGCACGCCATGATGAACCAGGTAGCCGACATCTCGAAACTTGCATCCTGA
- a CDS encoding lysophospholipid acyltransferase family protein, whose translation MTIWVSFTPLWACICFATCWLPYRKRYYIVSRWNVFTIWLLKSICGIRYQVKGMENLPDEPVILLSKHQSAWETIFLLCHMPRPLSFVLKKELLYIPFFGWALALLRMIPINRRQGTNAFRQLVKKGSQRLKENLWIIIFPEGTRIPVGQKGKYHNGGSRLAIKTGTTVVPIAVNAGECWPKNTFIKKPGLITVSIGKAISPENRTPDDLMHEVENWIENEMRKISPHAYRQTP comes from the coding sequence ATGACCATCTGGGTGTCATTCACCCCGTTATGGGCGTGCATCTGTTTCGCCACCTGCTGGCTCCCCTATCGCAAACGCTATTACATCGTCTCACGCTGGAACGTATTCACCATCTGGCTGCTCAAATCCATTTGCGGCATCCGCTATCAGGTCAAAGGCATGGAAAACCTGCCTGACGAGCCGGTCATTCTCCTGTCAAAACACCAGTCCGCCTGGGAAACCATCTTCCTTTTGTGTCATATGCCCCGTCCCTTGTCATTCGTCCTGAAAAAAGAACTGCTCTATATCCCGTTTTTTGGCTGGGCACTGGCACTTCTGCGCATGATACCCATCAATCGCAGACAGGGCACGAACGCATTCCGCCAGCTCGTCAAAAAAGGCAGCCAGCGACTCAAAGAAAACCTCTGGATCATCATCTTTCCCGAAGGAACGAGGATACCGGTCGGCCAGAAAGGAAAATACCACAACGGCGGATCCAGACTGGCGATCAAAACCGGAACAACCGTCGTCCCCATTGCCGTCAACGCCGGAGAATGCTGGCCCAAAAACACATTCATCAAAAAACCCGGCCTGATCACCGTATCGATCGGAAAAGCCATTTCCCCCGAAAACAGGACACCCGACGACCTCATGCACGAAGTCGAGAACTGGATCGAAAACGAAATGCGAAAAATTTCACCCCATGCCTACCGGCAAACCCCCTGA
- a CDS encoding class 1 fructose-bisphosphatase, with amino-acid sequence MRPKRISLTQHLIEENRKYGTVPEELRLLLEVVCRACKTISHSVGKGALGNILGSNETENVQGEVQKKLDVLSNEILLESNEWGGYLAAVASEEMETIHPISKTYPHGNYLLLFDPLDGSSNIDVNVSIGTIFSVLAMPEGKTDATEADFLQPGRQQIAAGYALYGPQTLLVLTTGRGTNGFTLDREMGSWVLTHPNMKIPETTSEYAINASNQRRWFPPVKRYFDEMQAGKEGPLGRDFNMRWVASMVTDMHRILTRGGVFMYPADERNIEAGGRIRLLYEANPMAMIVEQAGGAATNGLIPMLDVVPEKLHQRVPVFMGSKNEVERITRYHKETH; translated from the coding sequence ATGAGACCTAAACGTATCAGTCTGACGCAACACCTGATTGAGGAAAACCGGAAATACGGCACCGTTCCGGAAGAATTGCGTCTGCTTCTGGAAGTCGTCTGCCGTGCCTGCAAGACAATCAGTCATTCCGTCGGCAAGGGAGCGCTCGGAAACATCCTGGGCAGCAACGAAACGGAAAACGTACAGGGAGAAGTCCAGAAAAAACTGGATGTACTCTCCAACGAAATCCTTCTGGAATCCAATGAATGGGGCGGTTATCTGGCCGCTGTCGCTTCAGAGGAAATGGAAACGATTCATCCTATCTCGAAAACCTATCCGCACGGCAATTACCTGTTGCTCTTCGATCCGCTGGACGGATCGAGCAATATCGACGTCAACGTTTCCATCGGCACCATTTTTTCGGTGCTTGCCATGCCCGAAGGCAAGACGGACGCCACCGAAGCCGATTTCCTGCAACCCGGCCGCCAGCAAATCGCCGCCGGCTATGCCCTCTACGGCCCCCAAACCCTTCTGGTACTGACTACCGGCCGCGGCACCAACGGATTCACGCTGGACCGTGAAATGGGATCGTGGGTTCTCACCCATCCCAATATGAAAATTCCGGAAACGACCAGCGAATACGCCATCAATGCCTCGAACCAGCGGCGCTGGTTCCCGCCGGTCAAACGGTACTTCGATGAAATGCAGGCCGGCAAGGAAGGACCGCTCGGCAGGGATTTCAACATGCGCTGGGTCGCATCCATGGTGACCGACATGCACCGGATCCTGACACGCGGCGGCGTTTTCATGTATCCCGCCGACGAACGCAACATCGAGGCAGGCGGCCGCATCCGTCTGCTGTACGAGGCCAACCCGATGGCCATGATCGTTGAACAGGCCGGCGGTGCGGCGACCAACGGCCTGATTCCAATGCTCGATGTCGTTCCCGAAAAACTGCATCAGCGCGTTCCGGTTTTCATGGGATCGAAAAACGAAGTGGAACGCATCACCCGCTATCACAAGGAAACGCACTGA
- the gmhB gene encoding D-glycero-beta-D-manno-heptose 1,7-bisphosphate 7-phosphatase, whose amino-acid sequence MKLIILDRDGVINEDSDLFIKSPDEWIPLPGSLEAIARLTKAGYTIVVATNQSGLGRGYFDIMTLNAIHQKMQNAVKAAGGLIEAIFFCPHTASDNCDCRKPRQGMFSTIAERFDTKLDDVPSVGDSLRDLQAAFLAGCIPILVLSGKGKQTLENGGLPPKTVIFDDLSAVADHLLSEKQKTIENKDKNIQEPT is encoded by the coding sequence ATGAAACTCATCATTCTGGACCGCGACGGCGTCATCAATGAAGATTCGGACTTGTTTATCAAGTCTCCGGACGAATGGATTCCGCTGCCCGGATCGCTGGAAGCCATCGCCAGACTGACCAAGGCGGGATACACCATCGTCGTCGCCACCAACCAGTCCGGACTCGGACGCGGCTACTTCGACATCATGACACTAAATGCCATCCACCAGAAAATGCAAAACGCCGTCAAGGCAGCCGGCGGTCTGATCGAAGCCATTTTCTTCTGCCCCCATACCGCCAGCGACAACTGCGACTGCCGGAAACCCCGTCAGGGCATGTTCAGCACCATTGCCGAACGCTTCGACACCAAACTGGACGATGTGCCATCGGTCGGTGATTCGCTTCGGGATCTGCAGGCCGCATTTCTGGCCGGGTGCATTCCCATTCTGGTTCTGTCGGGAAAAGGAAAACAGACACTTGAAAACGGCGGCCTGCCGCCCAAAACCGTCATTTTCGACGACCTGTCCGCCGTAGCGGACCATCTGCTGTCGGAAAAACAGAAAACCATTGAAAACAAGGACAAAAACATTCAGGAACCAACGTGA
- a CDS encoding H-NS histone family protein: MATYKQLQDQIKQLQHEAEELRKNELSNAIAQIKMTMAEYGITLADLGFTNKKKNGQVRTPLAPKYRNPVTGETWSGRGKAPKWIDPNNREKFLIK, from the coding sequence ATGGCGACTTACAAGCAATTACAGGATCAGATAAAACAGCTTCAGCATGAAGCGGAAGAACTCCGCAAAAACGAATTATCCAATGCCATTGCACAAATCAAGATGACCATGGCCGAATACGGCATTACCCTGGCCGATCTCGGTTTTACCAACAAAAAGAAAAACGGCCAAGTCCGTACCCCACTGGCTCCGAAATACCGGAATCCGGTAACGGGTGAAACCTGGTCCGGCCGCGGCAAGGCACCGAAATGGATCGATCCGAACAACAGGGAAAAATTTCTCATCAAATAA
- the gloA gene encoding lactoylglutathione lyase, which translates to MRFLHTMIRVGDLNRSIEFYTRVMGMKLIRTSDNPEYQYTLAYLGYESNPRQAELELTYNYGVSEYDMGTAYGHIALSTDDIVATCNRIRQSGGKITREPGPVKGGTTVIAFVEDPDGYKIELIEQKD; encoded by the coding sequence ATGCGATTTCTTCACACCATGATCAGAGTCGGAGACCTGAACCGTTCCATCGAATTTTATACCCGCGTCATGGGCATGAAACTCATCAGGACATCCGACAACCCGGAATACCAATACACACTCGCCTACCTCGGATACGAAAGCAATCCCCGGCAGGCCGAACTCGAACTGACCTACAACTATGGCGTATCGGAATACGATATGGGCACCGCCTACGGGCATATCGCCCTGTCCACCGACGACATCGTCGCGACCTGTAACCGCATTCGTCAATCAGGCGGAAAAATCACCCGTGAGCCAGGTCCGGTCAAGGGAGGCACTACCGTCATCGCCTTCGTCGAAGATCCGGACGGCTATAAAATAGAACTGATCGAACAAAAAGACTGA
- the glyQ gene encoding glycine--tRNA ligase subunit alpha, protein MITFQQIIFTLQQYWSQQGCALLQSYDMEVGAGTSHPSTFLRAIGPEPWRAAYVQPSRRPKDGRYGENPNRMQHYYQFQVVLKPAPEDILDLYLGSLVALGLDLKQNDVRFVEDDWENPTLGAWGLGWEVWLNGMEVTQFTYFQQVGGIDCKPILGEITYGLERLAMYLQGVENVYDLIWTEWVDRGVKKYLTYGDVYHQNEVEQSAYNFEQANTPFLFSLFSSYESEAKRLIGEKLTLPAYEMILKAAHTFNLLDARGALSVTERAAYIGRIRTLSRLVAQAYYESREALGFPMCGDMRKIA, encoded by the coding sequence ATGATCACTTTTCAACAAATCATCTTCACGCTTCAACAATACTGGAGTCAGCAGGGATGCGCCCTGCTTCAGTCGTATGACATGGAAGTCGGCGCCGGGACATCGCACCCCTCCACTTTCCTGCGCGCCATCGGGCCTGAACCGTGGAGAGCCGCCTATGTACAACCCTCCCGCCGTCCGAAAGACGGCCGTTATGGCGAAAATCCGAACCGCATGCAGCATTACTACCAGTTCCAGGTCGTTTTGAAACCTGCACCGGAAGACATTCTCGACCTGTATCTGGGATCGCTGGTCGCATTGGGTCTTGACCTGAAGCAGAACGATGTCCGTTTCGTGGAAGACGACTGGGAAAATCCGACACTGGGTGCCTGGGGACTGGGTTGGGAAGTCTGGTTAAACGGCATGGAAGTGACCCAGTTCACCTATTTCCAGCAGGTGGGCGGCATCGACTGCAAACCGATTCTCGGTGAAATCACATATGGCCTCGAGCGGCTGGCCATGTATCTTCAGGGTGTCGAAAACGTTTACGACCTGATCTGGACGGAATGGGTCGACCGTGGCGTCAAAAAATACCTGACCTACGGCGACGTTTACCATCAGAACGAAGTGGAACAGTCCGCCTACAACTTCGAACAGGCCAACACACCGTTTCTGTTCTCCCTGTTTTCCAGTTATGAATCGGAAGCCAAACGGCTGATCGGCGAAAAACTGACGTTGCCTGCCTATGAAATGATCCTGAAAGCGGCCCACACGTTCAATCTGCTGGATGCCCGGGGCGCCTTGTCCGTGACGGAACGGGCCGCCTATATCGGCCGCATCCGTACCCTGTCCCGCCTTGTGGCACAGGCCTATTACGAATCCCGTGAAGCGCTGGGATTTCCCATGTGCGGCGACATGCGCAAGATCGCCTGA
- a CDS encoding SprT family zinc-dependent metalloprotease — protein MPLSARSVRFYRRCTVRREKKPEAPSFDRLPSPRSEKKETSRRTDLPRTIDLDGTSVSYLLHRSSRRTIGFVIDESGLRVTAPKRSAIHTIENALIEKRKWILDKLDYYRNRRQAKPAPLNWQDGTVFPYLGRELTLHLEKSATLRPVFRLDENSLAIRLSPENPVTVADHLKKWLKTQAREIFTGRLQLYAEKMNVRFDSFGLSGAHTRWGSCSAKRHIRLNWRLVHCDMSLIDYVVIHELAHLSEMNHSPRFWAIVKKWYPDPAKARKTLQDLSPVLFSLFAETD, from the coding sequence ATTCCCCTTTCAGCCCGATCTGTTCGGTTTTATCGCCGGTGCACTGTCCGGAGAGAAAAAAAACCGGAAGCCCCCTCTTTTGACCGGCTTCCGTCCCCCCGTTCCGAAAAGAAAGAAACATCTCGCCGTACGGACTTACCAAGAACCATCGATCTGGACGGAACAAGCGTTTCCTACCTCCTGCACCGTTCCAGCCGGCGCACGATCGGATTCGTCATCGACGAATCCGGACTTCGGGTCACGGCTCCGAAACGGAGCGCGATCCATACCATTGAAAACGCGCTCATCGAAAAACGGAAATGGATACTGGACAAACTCGACTATTACCGCAACCGCCGACAGGCAAAACCGGCTCCCCTGAACTGGCAGGACGGCACCGTTTTTCCCTATCTCGGACGGGAACTGACACTGCACCTTGAAAAATCCGCCACCTTGCGCCCGGTTTTCAGGCTGGACGAAAACAGCCTTGCCATTCGTCTCTCCCCTGAAAATCCGGTCACTGTTGCAGATCACCTGAAAAAATGGCTGAAAACACAGGCACGTGAGATTTTCACCGGGCGATTGCAACTTTACGCGGAAAAAATGAACGTCAGATTCGACTCTTTCGGGCTTTCCGGCGCACACACCCGCTGGGGTTCCTGTTCCGCCAAACGGCATATCCGCCTCAACTGGCGACTTGTCCACTGCGACATGTCCCTGATCGACTATGTCGTCATACATGAACTGGCCCACCTTTCCGAAATGAACCACAGCCCGCGTTTTTGGGCCATCGTCAAGAAATGGTATCCCGATCCCGCAAAAGCGCGCAAGACGCTTCAGGATCTGTCTCCCGTCCTGTTCTCGCTCTTTGCTGAAACCGACTGA
- the galU gene encoding UTP--glucose-1-phosphate uridylyltransferase GalU codes for MTQKITKAVFPVAGLGTRFLPATKASPKEMLPIVDKPLIQYAVEEAAAAGITEMIFVTGRNKRAIEDHFDKAYELETELYAKNKKNLLDVLKSIKPGNVECFFVRQAEALGLGHAVLCAEKLVRKEPFAVILADDLLDADIPVMRQMTDLYETCGHSIIGVEKIDISRSRDYGMVAGKKEGHLLAIDRIIEKPAPENAPSDLGVVGRYILSPAIFAHLKKLKPGSGGELQLTDAIASLLAEEAAFAYRFDGTRYDCGSKLGYLKATVQYALKHEEVGTAFRQFLDNRPEDSIRKKTFTPVPSPDYSGVTALATGRRPPWNSRPVNMA; via the coding sequence ATGACACAAAAAATCACCAAAGCGGTTTTTCCCGTAGCCGGCCTCGGTACCCGTTTCCTGCCGGCCACCAAGGCCAGCCCCAAGGAAATGCTCCCCATTGTCGACAAACCCCTGATCCAGTATGCCGTGGAAGAAGCGGCAGCAGCCGGAATCACGGAAATGATATTCGTGACCGGACGAAACAAGCGTGCCATTGAAGACCACTTCGACAAAGCCTATGAACTGGAAACGGAACTGTACGCCAAAAACAAGAAAAACCTGCTGGATGTTCTCAAAAGTATCAAACCCGGAAATGTGGAATGCTTTTTCGTCCGTCAGGCTGAAGCGCTGGGACTGGGACATGCCGTATTGTGTGCCGAAAAACTGGTCAGGAAAGAACCGTTCGCCGTGATTCTCGCCGATGATCTGCTCGATGCCGATATCCCCGTCATGCGCCAGATGACCGATCTTTACGAAACCTGTGGACACAGCATTATCGGCGTCGAAAAAATCGATATTTCCAGAAGCCGGGATTACGGCATGGTAGCTGGCAAGAAAGAAGGCCATCTGCTGGCCATCGACCGGATCATCGAGAAACCCGCTCCCGAAAACGCCCCTTCCGATCTGGGCGTTGTCGGCCGTTACATTCTTTCTCCGGCCATTTTCGCTCATCTGAAAAAACTGAAACCCGGCTCTGGCGGTGAATTGCAACTGACCGATGCCATTGCATCGCTTCTGGCAGAAGAAGCCGCATTCGCCTACCGCTTCGACGGAACCCGTTACGACTGTGGCAGCAAATTGGGTTATCTGAAAGCGACCGTCCAGTATGCCCTGAAACACGAGGAAGTCGGTACGGCTTTCAGACAATTTCTGGACAACCGCCCTGAAGACAGCATCCGCAAAAAAACGTTCACCCCGGTACCGTCTCCCGACTATTCCGGAGTAACCGCACTGGCTACCGGCCGCAGACCCCCCTGGAACAGCCGCCCCGTCAACATGGCATGA